The genomic interval CAAACCAAATCCATATAAAACTTATTATTAAGAATATAATGTGGATTCGTTTGAAATTTTGTTGAAAATATTTTTGAGCAACAGTCCATGCTTCTGATGATTTCAACGATGATGGTGTACGATAACCGATAAGTAAATTACGTTGATTTATAACATCCTTGTCGATGAGGCGAAAGATTAAATAATTGACGATTAGAATTAATAATGTGATGCCGAATAATAACATGATGAATTCCTCTCTTATATTTATTCTAAATATAAGATAAAAAGAAAAGCAATACAATATTATATTCATTTTTTAAAGGAATATTCAATATGATAAGCTAACAATGTGAGATGAGTAATGTAAGGAGGGGGATTATATGGCTAAATCAAAACTGGAACA from Staphylococcus condimenti carries:
- a CDS encoding SdpI family protein; amino-acid sequence: MNIILYCFSFYLIFRINIREEFIMLLFGITLLILIVNYLIFRLIDKDVINQRNLLIGYRTPSSLKSSEAWTVAQKYFQQNFKRIHIIFLIISFIWIWFDLITSYKQISFWIQVLVYLIGTGLIIALTEIKLYNFNHKQKG